The Mucilaginibacter gracilis genomic interval CTGCCTACATTACGGGTAATATCGGCGCTTACAATAAAAATGCCCGAACCGATCATGCTGCCGGCCACCAGCATGGTTGCATCAATTAATCGTAACGATGGTTTAAATGAGGTAGAAGTATCCATGCAAATCTTTGATCTGTGTAAATAGAAAGGAATAAAATATTAATACTTATTTGTTAAAATCGTAAAACTTCCAGCTCGTAGTAAAGTCTTTTTTTAAAGGCTGATTAATTAATGTTGCCCTTACCATTTCAATGGGAATCAGATTTTCTTTCATAACAGCGTCGTGAAATTGCTTATAGGTCATTTTGCCGCTATCAACCATTTCCTTTTTCAGTTCCATCAACTGCAAACCGCCCAACAGGTAGGCTACCTGGTAAAGCGGACTATATCCACCTTCAAATGAGCGCCTCACTTCGCCCTCGGCATTTGCTTTTTCGTGGCCTACCCTATCCGTTAAAAAATCAATACATTGCTGCGGGCTCCAGTTGCCTAAATGATAATTTAAAGAAAATATGATGCGGGCACAGCGGTGCATTCGCCAAAACAGCATGCCAACCCGTTCCTCGGGCGTTTTGGCAAAGCCTTTTTCATACAGCAGCAACTCCCAATATAAGGCCCAGCCTTCGCCAGCGAAAGGAGTAGTAAAATCCTTCCTGTAGGCTTTGTAACGGCTATTCATAAAATATTGCAGGTTATGACCGGGAATCAACTCATGCTGCACCGTGCCTCTTGAAAAATAAGGATTATTACCCCGCATACTCATGAGCTTATCCTGCGCTTCCATGGTATTGGTTGGATAAGAAATACTGATCTCCTTTCCACCTGTAAAAAATGGATTAACCAACTGGCGCTCCGGCGACATCATAACCATGCCCCAGGTTTCTTCGGCAAGAGGCGGTATAGTGATCAGATCGCGCGCTTTAATGAAGCCAATGGCATCATTATATAGTTTTACAATCAGTTCGGGCTGATGCCCAACGGGCACATAGCTGTTCTTTACCTTCTCCAGCGCTTTTTTCCAATCGCTGCCAAATCCCATTTCCTGCGATGCTTTTAGCATTTCTTTATCACACCAGGCAAATTCTTTATTAGCCAGTTTTATCAGTTCCTCCGGTGTATAAGGTATCATTTCGGCCTGCAGCTGACTAATCAGGGCGTCGCGGCCAATGGGCACGCCTTTTATGCCGCTGCTGTCGGGTTTTTGAGTTGTATTTATTTTCCCTTTACGCTTTGCCAATTCACTATATTTAGACAATGCGATATCAAGGTCTTTATAAGGTGCGGGTACCCACCAGGTAAACGCGGAATCATATCCGTTATAAAATCCATAAAAATCCGTTAACCTGCCTTTTAAACCAATAAGCGCGTCATGGGTAATTTTTGCCAAAGGCATATCCAGACCTGGAATTTTTGAATATACCGCCGAATCTGCTTTAAGTTGTTTAAGGATACTGTTAAGCTGTGCCGCCACCTTTTCACCATCTACAAATTCACCGCGGCGGCGTTTTTTTTCTAATAAGTAGATATCATCAGCGAATGAAAGATATTTTATTACCTGGTTATACCTGTCTTCTTCTTGCTTTAAATCATTCAGCTCAAAATCAATCCGCTTTTTAAGCAATAGGTAATCCACCTTGCCGTAAATACTAAGCGATTCAAAATCTATTTGCTGCAGCTGCTTTAAATAGTCATTATTAACGTCAACCAGTCTTTTACGCTGCTCGGGCGAATTAAGTACATCCATTTTGTATTGATCTTCGGCATGGTCGTTAACCTTATATGGCGAATAAAAATCTTTAATGGCATTAATATCCTGCCCGTATTGAATGATTTTCCCTGCAACCTCGCTTGTCTGTTCAAAAAGAGGATTCGAAACGGACACATTCTGTGCTTTGGTCATAAAAACTATCATGACCATAAAAGCTACCATTAAATTTGAAACTGTGCTATTACAACGGACTATCACTTAGTAATTGTTAAAAAGTAAATAATTTAATAACATATAAATAAAAATTAACCGGCAGCCCGGGCAAGGGTAATGGTATTATGATTGTAATTGTCCGGCTATCCGCGTGGCAGGTTGCCAGTGATGAGCTTAAAAACACGGTTAAAATAGTTATGCTCTGAGTTCCGCATTTGTAAGCAATCGCATGAATCCTATCAAAACGGTGTGCTGTCAGTTTATTCAGGCTTCGTTAATTCTAAATGCCTTCGACTCAGTCAACACATTACTAATGAAGTTTTGTCCTAACTGTAAACTTCTTCTTCAACCGGCTTTCCCCAGCTGCCTGCAGGTAATTCCGGACGAACGGCCAATGCATCGTTTATGACCTTTAGTACCTTGACACGCTCTTCGCCAATCAATGGTAAACGTGGAGCACGTACATTTTCGGTACCGATACCTGTTGCAAGTTCGGCCAGTTTTATATATTGAACCAGTTTAGGGTGGATATCCAGCTCCAGGACAGGTAAAAACCAACGGTAAATGGTTAGGGCTTCTGCAATTCTGCCAGCTTTTACCAAACGGTAAATAGCCACCGTTTCTTTAGGGAAGGCATCAACCAAACCTGCAACCCAGCCATCGGCGCCCATGACAATGCTTTCCATAGCCAGCGGGTCAACACCGGTAAATATAGCATAGCGGTTGCCAAAACGGTTAAACATTTTGGTAATGTTTGATACATTGCGGGTTGATTCTTTTACCGCCTGGATGTTTTTATAAACCGATAGTTTTTCAAACATATCCAGGGTAACTTCAATTTTATAATCAACAGGATTATTGTAAATCATAATAGGCAGTTGGGTACTTTCGGCAACCGCGCCTATATACGCAAGGGTTTCGCGCTCTTCACTGTTATAGCGCATTGGCGGTAATAACATTAAACCATCGGCACCAGTATCAAACGCTCTTTTGGCACAAGCTACGGCTGCTTTAGTGGTTTACTCGGCAATGTTCAGTATTACAGGCACTTTGCCGTCAACATAATCAATAGTATGTTTTAACAACGAAAACTTTTCATCATCGCTCAGCACGCTGGCTTCGCCTAATGAACCGCCTAAAATCAAACCATCAACGCCAGCTTCCAGCTGCGCGGCAAGGTTTACATCAAAAGCATCAAAATCCAATTCGTCGTTATCGGTAAACTTGGTGGTTACCGCAGGGAATACGCCTTTCCAGTCAAAAGTTATCATTTCGTATTGTTTTCACCAAAGTTATACTGATACTGCGCCCATTGTTTGATGAAATTACCGAACTATGGTTACATATTACCAAAATGTTTACATAACTTAAAATGCATTTCAAAAAAGACTCATGAAATATCAATCTAAAAATTAATTACTATAGCGACTGCTGTAGTTAAATTTAAACAGGATAATATCCTGCTATCTATAGCAAAGTATTTAAAATATAGGATCATAATGTTGGAGTAACTTGGTTGCTTATTATGAAGATGCGTATAAAGTAAACTGTTACTATAGTGAAAAAGTGGCTAAAATTAAATATTTTTATTCTTTCTGGCTGTATTACAGCCAGTTCCGTACTTGCTCAATCGTATGTGCCGGAATGGAAAGACAAGAGAATTGTAACGATGTCTCGAACCGAGATCAAAGCCTACACTTTTAATTTAAAAGATGTAAAATTACTTAACAGCCCCTTTAAACAGGCTATGGAGGTTGATGCCGCCTACCTGCTATCAATTGAACCTGACAGGCTTTTATCGGGCTTTCGTGCCCACTCTGGTTTAAAGCCTAAAGGCAAAATGTATGAAGGATGGGAATCATCCGGTTTGGCCGGTCATACCCTTGGCCACTACTTATCGGCAATATCGATGCACTACGCAGCAACCCGCGACCCCGAATTTTTAAAGCGGGTTAACTATATCGTTAAAGAATTAGGAGAATGCCAGGTGGCGCGTAAAACCGGTTATGTAGGCGCTATACCGAAAGAAGATACGGTTTGGGCCGAAGTAGCGAAGGGCGATATCCGTTCGCGTGGGTTCGATTTAAATGGGGGCTGGTCGCCGTGGTACACTGTGCACAAAGTAATGGCAGGATTACTGGATGCATTTTTATATTGTAACAGCACACAGGCGCTTCATGTATGCAAGGGTATGGCCGACTGGACCGGCGAAACCCTTAAAAACCTTGACGACGAGAAACTGCAAAAAATGCTTTTGTGCGAATACGGCGGCATGGCAGAAACCCTTGTTAACTTATACGCGATAAATGGAAATAAAAAATATCTCGACCTATCATACAAGTTTTATGACAAGCGCATATTAGATCCATTGGCCAACCAACAAGATATATTACCAGGCAAACACTCTAACACCCAAATACCTAAAATAATTGCCAGCGCCAGGCGTTATGAACTTAACGGCGATAAAAAAGACAAGGCCATAGCCGAGTTTTTTTGGGAAACCATTGTAAACAACCATTCTTATGCCACCGGCGGCAATAGCAATTATGAGTATTTAAGCGAACCCAACAAGCTAAACGATAAGCTTACGGAAAACACTACTGAAACCTGTAATACTTATAACATGCTTAAACTCACGCGGCATTTGTTTGCGCTTGAGCCATCTGCTAAGTTAATGGACTATTACGAAAAAGCCTTATATAACCACATCCTGGCATCGCAAAACCATGAAACAGGTATGATGTGCTACTTTGTGCCATTAAGAATGGGCGGCAAAAAGGAATATAGCAGTCCCTTTGATACTTTTACCTGCTGCGTTGGCTCGGGGATGGAAAACCATGTTAAATACAACGAAAGCATTTACTTTAGGGGTGCCGATGGCAGCTTGTATGTGAATTTATTTATTCCATCAGTATTAAACTGGAAAGAAAAAGGGTTGTCTATAACACAAGAAAGCAACTTACCCCAAAGCGATAAAACAACGCTAACGGTGACAACCTTAAAACCTGTTGCCATGGCCATCCGGGTGCGTAAACCTAAATGGGCCGACAATACAACTGTAGGAGTAAACGGGAAAAAACAACAGGTGACTGCAGATGCACAAGGATACCTGGTTATAAACCGAAAATGGAAGAACAACGATAAAATTGAATTTATCATGCCCGAGAATATTCACACCGAAGCCATGCCCGATAATGCCAACAGGCGCGCAGTATTCTATGGCCCTGTTTTACTGGCCGGCATTTTAGGTAATGCCGAACCCGATCCGCTTAAAGGTGTGCCCGTAATTGTCACCAGCGAAACCGACCCTAATAAGTGGCTGAAAATGGTGGATAAAAAGCAATTGAGTTTTGATGCTACAGGTATTGCTAAACCAACCGATGTTAAGCTAATTCCTTTTAACCAAACCAAAAATGAATACTACTCGGTTTATTGGGACGTATTCACGCCACAATCATGGGCTGTACAACAAAAAACTTATGATGAGCAACGCAAAAAGCTACAGGAACTGGAGGCCCGTACCACAGATATTTTACGCATAGGCGAAATGCAGCCCGAACGCGACCATAATTTTACCGGCGAAAACGCTATCACCGGCGAGGATCACCAGAAAAAATGGCGGTCAACCGAAAATGGCGGATATTTACAGTACGAGATGAAGGTTGATGCCAACAGCCAAAACACCCTCATTAATACCTACTGGGGCATGGATAACCGGGGCCGCACATTTGATATCATGATAGATGGGATCAAGCTATCAACCGAAGATTTGAACCAATACAAGGAAAGCCGTTTTTATGATATCAGCTACGTTGTCCCTATCGAGCTAACCAAAGGCAAACAAAAAGTAACCGTGAAACTATTACCAAAAAAAGACAACAGCGCCG includes:
- a CDS encoding DUF885 family protein; its protein translation is MVMIVFMTKAQNVSVSNPLFEQTSEVAGKIIQYGQDINAIKDFYSPYKVNDHAEDQYKMDVLNSPEQRKRLVDVNNDYLKQLQQIDFESLSIYGKVDYLLLKKRIDFELNDLKQEEDRYNQVIKYLSFADDIYLLEKKRRRGEFVDGEKVAAQLNSILKQLKADSAVYSKIPGLDMPLAKITHDALIGLKGRLTDFYGFYNGYDSAFTWWVPAPYKDLDIALSKYSELAKRKGKINTTQKPDSSGIKGVPIGRDALISQLQAEMIPYTPEELIKLANKEFAWCDKEMLKASQEMGFGSDWKKALEKVKNSYVPVGHQPELIVKLYNDAIGFIKARDLITIPPLAEETWGMVMMSPERQLVNPFFTGGKEISISYPTNTMEAQDKLMSMRGNNPYFSRGTVQHELIPGHNLQYFMNSRYKAYRKDFTTPFAGEGWALYWELLLYEKGFAKTPEERVGMLFWRMHRCARIIFSLNYHLGNWSPQQCIDFLTDRVGHEKANAEGEVRRSFEGGYSPLYQVAYLLGGLQLMELKKEMVDSGKMTYKQFHDAVMKENLIPIEMVRATLINQPLKKDFTTSWKFYDFNK
- a CDS encoding glycoside hydrolase family 127 protein, translated to MKKWLKLNIFILSGCITASSVLAQSYVPEWKDKRIVTMSRTEIKAYTFNLKDVKLLNSPFKQAMEVDAAYLLSIEPDRLLSGFRAHSGLKPKGKMYEGWESSGLAGHTLGHYLSAISMHYAATRDPEFLKRVNYIVKELGECQVARKTGYVGAIPKEDTVWAEVAKGDIRSRGFDLNGGWSPWYTVHKVMAGLLDAFLYCNSTQALHVCKGMADWTGETLKNLDDEKLQKMLLCEYGGMAETLVNLYAINGNKKYLDLSYKFYDKRILDPLANQQDILPGKHSNTQIPKIIASARRYELNGDKKDKAIAEFFWETIVNNHSYATGGNSNYEYLSEPNKLNDKLTENTTETCNTYNMLKLTRHLFALEPSAKLMDYYEKALYNHILASQNHETGMMCYFVPLRMGGKKEYSSPFDTFTCCVGSGMENHVKYNESIYFRGADGSLYVNLFIPSVLNWKEKGLSITQESNLPQSDKTTLTVTTLKPVAMAIRVRKPKWADNTTVGVNGKKQQVTADAQGYLVINRKWKNNDKIEFIMPENIHTEAMPDNANRRAVFYGPVLLAGILGNAEPDPLKGVPVIVTSETDPNKWLKMVDKKQLSFDATGIAKPTDVKLIPFNQTKNEYYSVYWDVFTPQSWAVQQKTYDEQRKKLQELEARTTDILRIGEMQPERDHNFTGENAITGEDHQKKWRSTENGGYLQYEMKVDANSQNTLINTYWGMDNRGRTFDIMIDGIKLSTEDLNQYKESRFYDISYVVPIELTKGKQKVTVKLLPKKDNSAGPVYGCRVVKN